A genomic region of Paramormyrops kingsleyae isolate MSU_618 chromosome 19, PKINGS_0.4, whole genome shotgun sequence contains the following coding sequences:
- the LOC111834249 gene encoding uncharacterized protein translates to MINSVLQAIRPYFCGILNCTCVRSFIRAICGIHPFWRRSVCGGIILCCIYHRRTYLLGGIRWMWQGIEHCCTSFFHHLCRTYNYIRRTLAFPGLDAGAAVSAGTPRLPSPRPLPPAPPGESPGVLNPAERPSSFIMIIINIILNVWRIVREFFFPSPVKVHVLVAGETFQTQDTFIQKLKLQIEPCSAESSSIILVFCPVVSRIGTDMEAAMARVTEDKPVILVFMHHCHDPSHMTNTTVQPTESKIVLVVHSVFLENKGLLACEENNQAVVTVRSELKKYK, encoded by the exons ATGATTAATTCG GTGCTTCAGGCAATTCGGCCGTACTTTTGCGGAATCCTCAACTGTACATGTGTTAGATCATTTATTCGCGCAATTTGCG GCATTCACCCGTTTTGGCGTCGCTCAGTATGTGGTGGCATCATCCTGTGCTGTATATACCATCGACGCACTTACCTCCTTGGTG GTATTCGCTGGATGTGGCAAGGCATAGAACACTGTTGCACCTCCTTTTTCCATCATTTATGTCGTACATACAATTACATCCGCAGAACACTCGCCTTTCCAG gtctggatgcgggggcagcagtctcagcagggacacccagacttccctctccccggccacttcctccagctcctccgggggaatccccAGGTGTTCTCAACCCAGCCGAGAGACCATCAAGTTTCatcatgattattattaatattattcttAATGTATGGCGTATTGTCCGAG aattctTTTTCCCTTCCCCAGTAAAAGTCCACGTGCTGGTTGCTGGAGAAACTTTCCAGACCCAAGACACCTTCATACAAAAGCTGAAGCTGCAGATAGAGCCCTGCAGTGCAGAGAGCAGCAGCATCATCCTGGTCTTCTGTCCTGTTGTTTCTCGGATTGGGACAGACATGGAGGCAGCAATGGCCAGAGTTACAG AAGACAAACCTGTCATCCTGGTGTTCATGCACCACTGCCATGatcccagtcacatgaccaacaCCACAGTGCAACCGACTGAGAGCAAAATCGTGCTAGTTGTGCACTCCGTCTTCCTTGAAAATAAAGGGCTGCTGGCATGCGAAGAAAACAATCAGGCAGTTGTCACGGTGCGTTCAGAGCTGAAGAAATACAAGTGA